In Gimesia benthica, a single window of DNA contains:
- a CDS encoding outer membrane protein assembly factor BamB family protein, producing the protein MARLEISFLSGKTQNIELSKQQPVSIGSHSSNDLQVDDVASMQCRISWNKKGYEVIAATSDGVEINGVMSGRSQLNDGDLLRIGEADILFTDEVDLLDLDAPLPDVTGGEESSMYDLKPVSSEQLDFNRPQPEPVIPDKSEPEKASSKSGSKKKNGSKSSKQKSSRSSKASTPAPEEKPEDEFLEDDDLDLASAAELLTDAEPEADSSPAPKHFLSRTNENSAATSEEEDSPDKEKADSLSLKDRIRHRSSRNAVRPGERQIVRSPMILSLVGGSVLLALTALVFWFIIGRDTAKRHYDAAVQEMEAGKYSQAIQLFEYFLENYNKSDYAEEARILLSKSFVEKEISGSTPAWQAGLEATQGFIKKHRDDSDFKELYPTLTDYGQRIALGAVETASRTKERELLDVSTEAEKILTRYSPPDAPPTEALAKIKAGYEKAEAEILRKEVFDVAVKEIDEAIKQKQTLKALEQRRHLLDRYPYYQNDRKMSTVLTRILEAEQALIQSSNEAVAGSTKDYPDAFPQAVTLSLHTRSRSNEVSDGRNVFALANGSCFGIDSVTGDPIWKRPIGLDSPFPPETVTVKEPSLLLYDTRHNDLLCVTQKSGELVWRQQMPSRPTGPPLVNQGTIVVSCQGGELLNLDLLTGSIAAQLKFAQPLVGAPGLVYGEQSVAVAGYEGMLYLVSLRPFECTKVAALGHRPGTIQIPIIPMGKLLMVCENDQADAALLHVLDGDGQNATLNELEQFRIKGQVHSQPIMRGKQLFFPTVPERITAFTVTDEEGKRKLTEIGSYQLQDPLSCQIYLSAGSGGQLWMSSSALRKFTLLSTGIKMDDQKIADGLGSQPMQLIGNNLYLGRRLLSSNSVIFTIANRNEMTSTWKSILGTDILAVYPYGDDKEPQPGLLCLTSDGDVFRLRANDFESSPAGFMERSLTQLKLPENLKAPLQTTRLTDGKIAVSCGAPQPTLWILNRFGQLEQTIELSEPLEALPIQIGDGIALPLKRKVAVFRKGRGLNTVQEFALPGNVGKDVRWRQLIPTGKDQCLAITTAGQIITLQYRNNPVRHLAALSTIDLKQPVDVDAGISQTDIAVTDASGQLQVLDAKTGQLKTKLQLPAPASNDLWITDNLLFVESRQTLTCYELKDSLQQLWQLKLPGHSLAGSPSKDGSRLFLSLQNGSVLAVDPQTGQVQSETTAPLPSSGSVVTLEKLLLVPSVDGSLYRIDQGLQQKGQASL; encoded by the coding sequence ATGGCCAGATTAGAAATCTCATTCTTATCCGGAAAAACTCAAAACATTGAGCTTTCCAAGCAGCAGCCGGTATCAATTGGCAGCCATTCGTCCAATGACCTGCAGGTAGACGATGTGGCTTCCATGCAGTGCCGGATCAGCTGGAATAAAAAAGGGTACGAAGTAATCGCTGCGACCAGTGATGGCGTGGAGATTAACGGCGTGATGTCGGGTCGTTCTCAGTTGAACGACGGGGACCTGCTCCGAATCGGTGAAGCCGACATTCTGTTTACCGACGAAGTCGACCTGCTCGATCTGGACGCCCCCCTGCCCGATGTGACGGGTGGTGAAGAAAGTTCGATGTACGACCTCAAGCCGGTCAGTTCGGAACAACTGGATTTCAACCGTCCCCAACCGGAGCCCGTAATTCCAGATAAATCAGAGCCGGAAAAGGCGTCTTCCAAATCAGGTTCGAAAAAGAAAAACGGTTCCAAATCCAGCAAGCAGAAATCGTCCAGGTCTTCAAAAGCATCCACACCAGCTCCCGAAGAGAAACCAGAGGATGAATTTCTGGAAGATGATGACCTGGATCTCGCCTCTGCCGCAGAGTTGCTGACGGACGCCGAACCCGAGGCTGACAGTTCACCAGCCCCGAAACACTTTTTATCCCGTACCAACGAGAATTCCGCAGCGACCAGCGAGGAAGAGGACTCCCCCGATAAAGAGAAAGCGGATTCGCTCTCACTGAAAGATCGGATCCGCCATCGATCCTCACGGAACGCCGTCCGTCCCGGCGAGCGTCAGATTGTGCGTTCGCCTATGATTCTCTCCCTGGTCGGCGGTAGCGTTCTGCTTGCGCTGACCGCGCTGGTCTTCTGGTTTATCATCGGCCGCGATACGGCCAAACGGCACTATGATGCTGCCGTCCAGGAAATGGAAGCGGGCAAGTATTCACAGGCCATCCAGCTCTTCGAGTACTTCCTCGAGAATTACAACAAGAGTGACTACGCCGAGGAAGCCCGGATATTACTCAGCAAATCGTTCGTCGAAAAAGAGATCTCCGGTTCAACACCCGCCTGGCAGGCCGGCCTGGAAGCCACCCAGGGCTTTATCAAGAAACACCGCGATGATTCCGACTTCAAAGAGCTCTACCCGACACTGACCGATTACGGACAGCGGATCGCGCTGGGAGCCGTTGAAACCGCGAGTCGCACCAAAGAGCGTGAACTGCTGGACGTCTCCACGGAAGCCGAAAAGATTCTCACCCGCTACAGTCCACCCGATGCACCGCCGACCGAAGCACTGGCGAAAATCAAAGCCGGTTACGAAAAAGCAGAAGCGGAGATTCTACGTAAAGAGGTCTTCGATGTGGCCGTCAAAGAGATCGATGAAGCAATTAAACAGAAGCAGACATTGAAGGCACTCGAACAGCGCAGACACCTGCTCGACCGCTATCCCTATTATCAGAATGATCGCAAGATGTCGACGGTGCTGACCCGCATCCTGGAGGCGGAACAGGCGCTGATCCAGTCCAGCAATGAAGCGGTTGCCGGTTCGACGAAAGATTATCCGGATGCCTTTCCGCAGGCGGTCACCCTGTCGCTGCACACCCGCTCGCGATCGAATGAAGTTTCGGACGGACGTAATGTCTTCGCGCTGGCCAACGGCAGCTGTTTCGGCATTGACTCTGTGACCGGCGATCCCATCTGGAAACGCCCCATCGGCCTGGATTCGCCGTTTCCCCCCGAGACGGTCACCGTGAAAGAGCCATCACTGCTCCTGTATGACACGCGCCACAACGACTTGCTCTGCGTCACTCAGAAAAGTGGCGAACTGGTCTGGCGACAACAGATGCCTTCCCGCCCCACGGGGCCTCCCCTGGTCAACCAGGGCACGATCGTCGTTTCCTGCCAGGGTGGCGAATTGCTGAACCTGGATCTGCTGACGGGATCCATTGCTGCCCAGCTCAAGTTTGCCCAGCCCCTGGTGGGGGCTCCCGGTCTGGTTTACGGCGAACAATCCGTCGCGGTCGCCGGCTATGAGGGGATGCTGTACCTTGTCTCACTGCGTCCCTTTGAATGCACAAAGGTCGCAGCTCTAGGACATCGCCCCGGCACCATTCAGATTCCGATTATTCCCATGGGTAAGCTATTGATGGTCTGCGAAAATGACCAGGCCGACGCCGCCCTGCTCCACGTACTGGACGGGGATGGCCAGAACGCAACTTTGAATGAGTTGGAACAGTTCCGCATTAAAGGACAAGTTCACAGTCAGCCGATCATGCGCGGGAAGCAACTGTTTTTCCCAACCGTTCCCGAACGAATCACTGCCTTCACTGTTACGGACGAGGAAGGAAAACGAAAACTCACGGAGATCGGTTCTTACCAGTTGCAGGATCCTCTCTCCTGTCAGATCTATCTGTCCGCTGGTTCTGGTGGTCAGCTCTGGATGAGCAGTTCAGCCCTCCGAAAATTCACTCTGCTGAGTACCGGCATCAAAATGGATGACCAGAAAATCGCCGACGGACTGGGATCACAGCCGATGCAGCTGATTGGAAACAACCTGTACCTCGGACGGCGGTTGCTCTCTTCTAATTCGGTCATTTTCACGATCGCGAACCGGAATGAGATGACCAGCACCTGGAAATCGATTCTGGGAACCGACATTCTGGCCGTTTACCCTTATGGTGATGACAAGGAGCCGCAACCTGGTCTGCTCTGTCTTACTTCTGATGGCGATGTATTTCGATTGCGGGCCAATGACTTCGAATCCTCTCCCGCTGGTTTCATGGAACGATCACTGACGCAGCTCAAGCTGCCGGAGAACCTGAAAGCACCGCTGCAGACAACTCGTCTGACCGATGGTAAAATCGCTGTGAGCTGTGGCGCACCACAACCGACATTGTGGATTCTGAACAGATTTGGTCAGCTGGAACAGACTATCGAGCTGTCAGAGCCTCTCGAGGCACTGCCCATTCAAATCGGCGATGGCATTGCGTTACCGTTAAAACGCAAGGTGGCTGTCTTCCGGAAAGGGCGCGGTTTGAATACGGTTCAGGAATTTGCCCTGCCCGGAAATGTCGGCAAGGATGTTCGTTGGCGTCAACTGATCCCGACTGGCAAAGATCAGTGCCTGGCCATCACCACTGCTGGGCAGATTATTACACTCCAGTATCGCAACAACCCGGTTCGTCATCTGGCGGCACTCTCGACCATCGACCTGAAACAGCCAGTCGATGTGGACGCCGGTATCAGCCAGACGGACATAGCAGTCACGGATGCCTCAGGTCAACTGCAGGTTTTGGATGCAAAAACGGGGCAGTTGAAAACCAAGCTGCAACTCCCAGCCCCTGCCTCCAATGACCTCTGGATTACAGACAACCTGCTGTTTGTCGAATCTCGACAGACGCTGACCTGCTACGAACTCAAAGACAGCCTGCAGCAGTTATGGCAACTGAAACTGCCAGGCCACTCCCTGGCTGGTTCTCCTTCGAAAGATGGCAGCCGCTTGTTCCTGTCACTGCAGAATGGCAGCGTCCTGGCTGTCGATCCCCAAACGGGCCAGGTCCAGTCCGAAACCACGGCACCGCTTCCCAGCAGTGGTTCCGTCGTCACCCTTGAGAAACTGTTACTGGTGCCAAGCGTGGATGGCAGTCTGTATCGCATCGACCAAGGTCTGCAGCAGAAAGGACAGGCTTCGCTATGA
- a CDS encoding ExbD/TolR family protein produces the protein MARKKSLFNSDDSGWKKRPASGGGDDLDITPMIDVTFLLLIFFMVTSTMQATQDSDVPIARHGVGVDTRTSTIVLVHNDGNGLNGQSVVEIKESGGSTEVTLDELTARVRERVQGGVMDVIIKADRNVPHGFVQEVTRAVTDVDGVKFYIGIEEKKDR, from the coding sequence ATGGCACGTAAAAAATCATTATTCAATTCTGACGATAGCGGCTGGAAGAAACGTCCCGCCTCCGGTGGAGGCGACGATCTGGACATCACTCCCATGATCGACGTGACCTTCCTGTTGCTCATCTTCTTCATGGTCACATCGACGATGCAGGCGACTCAGGACTCTGATGTTCCGATCGCTCGTCACGGCGTTGGTGTGGATACCCGCACATCTACGATTGTACTCGTCCATAATGACGGCAATGGTCTGAACGGCCAGAGTGTTGTCGAGATTAAAGAATCGGGCGGCTCCACTGAAGTCACCCTGGATGAACTGACCGCACGTGTCCGCGAACGGGTTCAGGGAGGTGTGATGGATGTCATTATTAAAGCAGACCGGAATGTGCCGCACGGGTTCGTCCAGGAAGTCACCCGGGCCGTCACCGATGTGGATGGTGTGAAGTTCTATATTGGGATTGAAGAGAAGAAAGACAGGTAA
- a CDS encoding MotA/TolQ/ExbB proton channel family protein: MNYSLAPILNAAGIAIYVALGLTALYGVFCVILLVRQIAQKRFLTQNAANEFLDQVHEDIERKDYEAVVNLCDSPPYWSKAVPQLILVAMANMERPAKKLRQLLAEKFERDILADLEYRMSWISTIVKSAPMLGLLGTVIGMINAFDKIGNMQESGGDPSQLAGEISFALFTTAAGLSVAIPLVMAGALIHVRIGKLQDSVQEHTGEFLDILEASRKS, encoded by the coding sequence ATGAACTACTCACTAGCTCCGATTTTAAACGCAGCCGGGATCGCCATCTATGTCGCCCTGGGGCTGACGGCCCTGTATGGCGTCTTCTGTGTGATTCTACTCGTCCGCCAGATCGCTCAGAAGCGATTCCTGACCCAGAACGCGGCCAATGAATTCCTCGACCAAGTCCATGAAGACATCGAACGGAAAGATTACGAAGCCGTCGTGAATCTCTGCGATTCGCCTCCTTACTGGAGCAAAGCGGTACCCCAGCTGATTCTGGTTGCCATGGCGAATATGGAACGCCCGGCCAAAAAGCTGCGACAGCTGCTCGCGGAGAAATTCGAACGGGACATTCTGGCCGACCTCGAATACCGCATGTCCTGGATCAGCACGATCGTCAAGAGTGCCCCGATGCTCGGGCTGCTGGGAACCGTGATCGGGATGATCAACGCCTTCGACAAGATCGGCAATATGCAGGAATCGGGGGGTGACCCGAGCCAGTTGGCAGGCGAGATCAGCTTCGCGCTGTTCACAACCGCCGCGGGTCTGTCGGTCGCGATTCCGCTGGTGATGGCCGGCGCTTTAATCCATGTTCGCATCGGTAAACTGCAAGACTCGGTGCAGGAACACACGGGTGAGTTTCTGGATATTCTGGAAGCCTCACGTAAGTCCTGA
- a CDS encoding MazG nucleotide pyrophosphohydrolase domain-containing protein translates to MFFEKDQSRGIEGTFMWFMEEVGELSSALRENNDPQNLEEEFADVLAWLATMANVAGVDLEQAVSRKYVQGCPRCNEAVCTCDLSWKP, encoded by the coding sequence ATGTTTTTCGAGAAGGACCAGTCACGGGGGATCGAAGGCACGTTTATGTGGTTCATGGAAGAGGTCGGCGAACTCTCTTCTGCGCTGCGTGAAAACAACGATCCACAGAACCTGGAAGAAGAATTTGCTGATGTTCTGGCCTGGCTGGCGACCATGGCGAATGTGGCGGGCGTCGATCTGGAACAGGCCGTCAGTCGCAAATATGTCCAGGGATGTCCACGGTGCAATGAGGCAGTGTGTACTTGTGATCTCTCCTGGAAGCCCTGA
- a CDS encoding ExbD/TolR family protein, with translation MASKKAGKKVACPACKGRITIPVESEARRTEKPTEPSETPRQKSSSSTKKQKPAKAAPPTEAMLDADQNQFLEDLDDIGPLGESWDELLDGDWDAAASAETEEPAIEEDESAPEPAPQPEKQPTKAKSSPPPKPAIEPAPEPEPEPEPSSPVAPAAETEVTSETAPEPETSEDDDLLAASEWLEEIESPEADEDLATEPVSERPAESVQDDSAELEEVATTETEPETETAPEPVVASAPSPRFVVEEEADDEDDDDDEGFSIRSAESEFEEMDLTPMVDVTFLLLIFFMITASFSLQKSIQVPPPNPDEDGVSQSLQTLDDFREESIIVEIDSNNGIYVDDTKLSNPSEIVQAILDRRDEGGRPKSELVLSAHKAARHETVVAVVDAANEVGMQKIRLASYKGPDD, from the coding sequence GTGGCCAGCAAGAAAGCCGGGAAGAAAGTTGCCTGCCCGGCCTGCAAGGGTCGTATTACGATCCCAGTGGAGAGTGAAGCCCGGCGTACAGAGAAACCTACAGAGCCGAGCGAAACACCTCGCCAGAAATCATCCTCATCGACTAAGAAGCAAAAACCAGCCAAAGCCGCCCCTCCCACAGAAGCCATGCTGGATGCAGACCAGAACCAGTTCCTGGAAGACCTGGACGATATAGGTCCGCTGGGCGAGAGCTGGGATGAACTGCTGGATGGGGACTGGGACGCCGCCGCATCCGCAGAAACAGAAGAGCCAGCGATCGAAGAGGACGAATCGGCCCCTGAACCAGCGCCCCAGCCGGAGAAACAACCGACAAAAGCGAAGAGCTCGCCCCCACCGAAACCGGCGATTGAACCTGCTCCCGAACCCGAACCTGAGCCAGAGCCCTCTTCTCCTGTGGCACCAGCTGCAGAAACCGAAGTCACATCTGAAACGGCCCCTGAGCCCGAGACTTCTGAAGATGACGACCTGCTGGCGGCCTCGGAGTGGCTCGAAGAGATTGAATCGCCCGAAGCTGATGAAGACCTCGCGACAGAACCTGTTTCAGAGCGACCAGCCGAGTCTGTGCAAGACGACTCAGCGGAACTTGAGGAAGTTGCGACCACAGAGACAGAACCGGAAACAGAAACAGCTCCGGAGCCGGTAGTAGCATCTGCCCCCAGCCCCCGCTTTGTTGTGGAAGAGGAAGCAGACGACGAAGATGATGACGACGACGAAGGGTTTTCTATTCGCTCGGCCGAGTCGGAGTTTGAGGAGATGGATCTGACGCCGATGGTCGACGTGACCTTTCTGCTACTGATCTTCTTCATGATTACCGCTTCCTTCAGTCTGCAGAAAAGTATTCAGGTTCCGCCGCCCAATCCGGATGAAGACGGCGTTTCACAGTCGTTGCAGACGCTGGATGATTTCCGGGAGGAATCCATTATCGTTGAGATCGACAGTAATAACGGCATTTATGTCGATGACACCAAGCTGTCCAACCCTTCGGAGATCGTACAGGCGATCCTGGATCGACGTGATGAGGGGGGTAGACCCAAATCAGAACTCGTTCTCAGTGCACACAAAGCGGCGCGGCATGAGACGGTCGTTGCCGTTGTGGATGCGGCGAACGAAGTTGGCATGCAGAAAATCAGACTCGCATCGTACAAAGGACCTGATGACTGA
- a CDS encoding HEAT repeat domain-containing protein, translating into MENHCALIRRNASPHRTSLTGTWCLCALLLLSCLADRAAAQPPQAEIDAAIKRGVAFLKKKPDYGRSGMNAFVAYTLLKTGESPDSPYIQNCLKNIMADHNQKNSDGEIVYTPGGDYNYTAGVQLMVFEAISPEKYHNEIKTTVDFLIRTQQPAGSWYYPQQEPNNGDTSITQYAILGLWAAERAGVMIPTRVWDNAARWHLTTQLPNGGFGYHPGGKTDRGAKHTMGVAGTGSMYVISRQLYPNGQPRSASTTGKEGEPKKKFGFLEKVNLTEKDKEGEENLFTKPTIALSALETGKTRGANWVVNNYNYRNPTGWPNYYLYGIERLAALADAKKLGPHDWYADGARHLLMMQLEDGSWKGSGNIDAATCLAIIFLAKATVKTIDRKYKPDPVGSGLLAGGRGLPKNLAEVQMRNGKVESKTLSGDLSELLAQLEDPATADLDTTQETLVETITLGNREDLIKQKDRVLKLIDARSPDVRRTAVWALARTNDFRMAPYLIRSLKDPDLSVRIEARNGLCTLSRKIRGLGMPEDPLADVPEDLTKEERVIIADQWADEATRRWQKWYNSVKPFDEKFNLYEVLDQLPKSKSK; encoded by the coding sequence ATGGAAAATCATTGCGCCTTAATCAGACGGAATGCGAGCCCGCACCGTACCAGCCTGACTGGTACCTGGTGCCTGTGTGCTCTCCTTCTGCTCTCCTGCTTGGCCGATCGGGCAGCAGCGCAGCCTCCCCAGGCGGAGATTGACGCCGCCATCAAACGCGGAGTAGCGTTCCTCAAAAAGAAGCCCGACTATGGCCGTAGCGGCATGAATGCCTTTGTGGCATACACGCTGCTGAAAACGGGTGAATCCCCCGACTCCCCTTACATCCAGAACTGCCTGAAAAACATCATGGCAGATCATAACCAGAAGAATTCCGACGGCGAAATCGTTTATACTCCGGGCGGAGATTACAATTACACTGCCGGTGTACAGCTGATGGTGTTCGAAGCGATCAGCCCGGAAAAGTATCATAATGAAATCAAGACCACGGTTGATTTTCTGATCAGGACCCAGCAGCCAGCCGGCAGCTGGTATTATCCACAGCAGGAACCCAACAATGGCGACACCAGTATCACGCAGTATGCGATTCTGGGGCTCTGGGCTGCGGAACGGGCCGGGGTAATGATTCCCACCCGCGTCTGGGACAATGCCGCCCGCTGGCATCTGACAACCCAACTGCCTAATGGCGGATTTGGATATCATCCCGGGGGCAAGACAGACCGGGGTGCCAAACACACGATGGGTGTGGCGGGGACCGGCAGTATGTATGTAATTTCCCGCCAGCTGTATCCCAACGGACAGCCCCGCAGCGCGTCGACCACCGGTAAGGAAGGCGAGCCTAAAAAGAAATTCGGTTTCCTGGAAAAAGTGAACCTCACCGAAAAAGATAAAGAGGGTGAGGAGAACCTGTTCACTAAACCGACCATTGCCCTGTCAGCGCTTGAGACCGGCAAGACCCGGGGCGCAAACTGGGTCGTCAACAATTACAATTATCGTAACCCGACCGGCTGGCCTAATTACTACCTGTACGGGATCGAACGTCTGGCCGCCCTGGCCGATGCGAAAAAACTGGGGCCTCACGACTGGTACGCCGACGGTGCACGACACCTGTTGATGATGCAGTTGGAAGATGGGAGCTGGAAAGGCTCGGGAAATATCGATGCTGCAACCTGCCTGGCAATCATCTTCCTGGCCAAGGCAACCGTGAAAACCATTGACCGCAAGTATAAGCCCGATCCGGTAGGCTCCGGTCTGCTGGCCGGGGGACGGGGACTGCCCAAGAACCTGGCTGAGGTTCAGATGCGGAATGGTAAGGTGGAAAGCAAGACATTATCGGGAGATCTCAGCGAACTGCTGGCCCAGCTCGAAGATCCGGCAACTGCGGATCTGGACACAACCCAGGAAACACTGGTCGAAACAATTACCCTCGGGAACCGGGAAGATCTAATCAAACAGAAAGACCGGGTCCTGAAACTGATCGATGCCCGCTCCCCTGATGTCAGGCGGACTGCTGTCTGGGCACTGGCACGAACCAATGATTTTCGCATGGCCCCCTACCTGATTCGATCATTGAAAGATCCGGATCTGAGCGTGCGAATCGAGGCGCGGAACGGTCTCTGCACCCTCAGCCGTAAAATCCGGGGACTGGGGATGCCCGAAGATCCCCTGGCTGATGTGCCGGAAGACCTGACCAAAGAAGAACGCGTGATCATCGCCGATCAATGGGCCGATGAAGCCACCCGACGCTGGCAGAAATGGTACAACAGCGTGAAACCCTTTGATGAAAAATTCAACCTCTACGAAGTTCTCGACCAGCTCCCCAAGTCAAAGTCCAAATAA